The Bacillota bacterium DNA window CAGCTTCAACAGATGATTATGAATACCCCATTTAAGAGTGACGGCAGCAAGGATATAGTTGTCGATATGTCTAACGTATCTTATAAGGATGCATCATACGTAACTTTGCCCGGATCTTTTTTCCGTCAATACGGAAACTATACCATGACATTTAAAACACCGTATGGCATTGTAAAGCTCCACGAGCAGACAACCCAGCTTTCTGTTACAGACCAGTTTGATTTTTCATTAACCAGTGACCATATAATTGATATGTCAATCAACAGTGTTACAGCAGGACAGTCTGAATTAGGACATAGCTTTATATTAGGCTTACCTTATCAGTTACAAGATGGACAAGACCCTTCCTCTGTCTATGGACTAATGGTTAACTCCAGTGGTAGAAGAACTATTTACCCTATTTCTGAATACAAAGATGGTTATTTATATGTAGCAAGCAGACTTACAGGTCAGTTTGATATTGAAAGCAAAGTGAACGAATTCAGCGATACAGTTGGTAAATGGAGTGAAGCGCCTGTAAAGTTTATGGCTTCAAGGAATGTCATTTTAGGTGTCGGTGATAATCAATTTGCTCCTGATGCAAATATTAAACGCTGTGATTATGTACTGATGCTGCTTCGTGCTTTCAATCAGAATACCTCTAATTTCACTGGGCCATATTATACCTCAGGGTGGAATCTTGCGAAGGAACTTGGCATTATGAAAGATATCCCGGATGAACCTGAAGGTCTGATAACCCGTGAAGAGATGTTTGCAATTACTCAAAAGATGCTTTATAGAATGGGATACTATTCAGAAACCCCATCTTATGCATGGTTAAACGTTTTTTCTGATAAGGATAATGTTTCTGCATTTGCAATGGATGGCATATGTATTTTAAAAGCACATAACTTGATTTACGGTGCTGACAATAATATGCTTTATCCTCAAAACAATTCAAAACGTTCAGAAGCTGCGCAATTCTTATATAATATAACAAACGCTATTATTGGAAACTGAAATAATATAAGCTGAAAATTATAAAGACAGCAGACAAAAAATTGTCTGCTGTCTTTTTTAATGTTGATATAGAAATGGCGATAAAGTACAAATTATTCGCCGTCATTTTCCCAATTGTGCCATACATTCTGAACGTCGTCGTCATCTTCAAGCATGTCAAGCATTACACGCATTTTATGAGCTAGTTCCTCATCTTCAATACGGACATAGGTCGACGGAATCATCTCATTCTCAGCCGAAATAAAATTATATTTCTTTTCTTCGAGGGCGTCCCTTACCTGCGGCAATTCACTCGGATCTGTATAGATCTCAAACACATCGTCTTCTTCATTAACGTCGACAGCGCCGGCATCGAGAGCGTCCATCATTATCGTGTCGCCGTCAAGCCCATCCTTATCAATGACGATTACACCCTTTTGAGCAAACATCCAGCTTACAGAACCAGTCTGACCGAGGTTCCCACCGTATTTATCGAAATAATGACGCAAATCACCTGCGGTTCTGTTCCTGTTATCAGTCAATGTTTCAACTATAACAGCAACTCCGCAAGGACCATAGCCTTCATAAACAATATCTTCGTAATTATCCTGATTGTCCGCGCCTGAAGCCTTTTTTATCAGACGTTCAATGTTATCAGTCGGAACATTATTTGATCTCGCCTTAGCGACAAGATCACGCAGTTTAGAATTGACAGCCTGGTCTGGTCCGCCTTCTTTAACAGCCATGCTGATTTCACGACCAATTTTTGTGAAAATCTTTGCGCGCTGCGCATCGGTTTTCTCTTTTTTATGCATGATATTTTTCCATTTGGAATGTCCTGACATCGGAAAACCCCCATTTTTATGTAGCTTATATTATTTTATCACAAACTATATATATATTTCAATCAAAAAAGGCTATGTATTATAGCCTTTTCTTTTAAATAACCTCTTTTTGTTTAAATCCTTGTCCCAAGACTTCCGTGGCATCGGTAAATATCATAAACGCATGGGGATCTAATTCGCGGACTATACTGCGCACAGTATACATTTGATATTTTTTAAGAGCAATAAGGAGAACTTTTCTGTCTTCGCCTGTAAATTGACCGGTACCGTGAAGCATGGTTGCGCCTCTGCCTATTTCTAGACTGATCTGGTGCGCGATTTCCTCGCTTTTGTCCGAAATAATATAGATCAGTTTAGCGAAATCAAGGCCATTCAATATTGAATCGACCACTTTTGATGAAATATATAATGTAATTACCGCATAAAATCCGCTCTCGATATTTTTATATACGATAGTCGAAATGGTTATTACAAAAATATCAATAATCAATACAAGTTTACCCATTGAATAATAAGGCAATCTTACTTTTATTATGCGTGCAAGCAGGTCGCTGCCGCCGCTTGTTCCGCCGCGAGAAAATATAAATCCAAAACATACACCCATTATCAGACCGCCGAAAATCGAAGCTAGAAGGCGGTCGCCAGTATATTTCGGTATAAATTTTATAAAATCAACGCCTATGGAGATGAATACTGTAACTACAAGCGTCTTTATAAAAAATACTTTTCCGAGCAGTTTACGCCCCCATACGAACAGGGGCGTATTTATAATAAATATCGCCGTTCCTATCGGGAAACCTGTCAAATAGTTAAAAACAGTTGCAAGTCCGCCCGCCCCTCCCGGGGCAATATGGTTTGGCGCAAGAAAGACATTGATAGCAATCGCATACATTATACCGCCGGCCACAAATATTATATAATCCAGTACTGCGGCCACGCGTTTTTTATTCAATAAGTTCACCCCCGGCTTTTTGTAT harbors:
- a CDS encoding YebC/PmpR family DNA-binding transcriptional regulator — encoded protein: MSGHSKWKNIMHKKEKTDAQRAKIFTKIGREISMAVKEGGPDQAVNSKLRDLVAKARSNNVPTDNIERLIKKASGADNQDNYEDIVYEGYGPCGVAVIVETLTDNRNRTAGDLRHYFDKYGGNLGQTGSVSWMFAQKGVIVIDKDGLDGDTIMMDALDAGAVDVNEEDDVFEIYTDPSELPQVRDALEEKKYNFISAENEMIPSTYVRIEDEELAHKMRVMLDMLEDDDDVQNVWHNWENDGE
- a CDS encoding YitT family protein, which produces MNKKRVAAVLDYIIFVAGGIMYAIAINVFLAPNHIAPGGAGGLATVFNYLTGFPIGTAIFIINTPLFVWGRKLLGKVFFIKTLVVTVFISIGVDFIKFIPKYTGDRLLASIFGGLIMGVCFGFIFSRGGTSGGSDLLARIIKVRLPYYSMGKLVLIIDIFVITISTIVYKNIESGFYAVITLYISSKVVDSILNGLDFAKLIYIISDKSEEIAHQISLEIGRGATMLHGTGQFTGEDRKVLLIALKKYQMYTVRSIVRELDPHAFMIFTDATEVLGQGFKQKEVI
- a CDS encoding S-layer homology domain-containing protein, giving the protein MKKKERDTKVKRAVSFLMAIVMLISLMSFMGTEGFAASDDCKIISVRYPLDATLTSSNVAIRVAPAATSVFVDVLVSPGATWKLYKDSRLNEVIPDCTVRDLNFGSNVAYIQITSADGNNSKTYSVDIQRSENTSTYIKQINYPENALIAGNFIYAEVPNDTSFITFDAYVSVGDTWLLYQDSECLIPVGRGIGLAEGMNVFYLKVYSSTLGTYRIYTCNIVRKTDKADAYGPGNLPLYLTRGSRGNMKIAISDIQLQQMIMNTPFKSDGSKDIVVDMSNVSYKDASYVTLPGSFFRQYGNYTMTFKTPYGIVKLHEQTTQLSVTDQFDFSLTSDHIIDMSINSVTAGQSELGHSFILGLPYQLQDGQDPSSVYGLMVNSSGRRTIYPISEYKDGYLYVASRLTGQFDIESKVNEFSDTVGKWSEAPVKFMASRNVILGVGDNQFAPDANIKRCDYVLMLLRAFNQNTSNFTGPYYTSGWNLAKELGIMKDIPDEPEGLITREEMFAITQKMLYRMGYYSETPSYAWLNVFSDKDNVSAFAMDGICILKAHNLIYGADNNMLYPQNNSKRSEAAQFLYNITNAIIGN